The segment TTGTTGGCTACTTTCTTATAGGGTTTTTACTACCGCTGTTGTGCGGAATAAACGCACGGgtaatgcaaataaatttgtgattttattgcacacaaaaaaaaatcaaagccaGAGAGCACTTTTggtctcttttttctttctttttctatctctctctctctctctttgtaaATATAGTACAGAACGTGGTattgtgaagaatttcctttttgggTGGACGCAGCAAACAGCTcaagtaaagaaaagaatgaagttaaagaaaaactcaccaaAATCTGTCCACATGAAGCGCAGTAGCGACTGGCTGTTCCAGGACTAAGGGGTCTGCTGCTAGACGGACTGTACGGCACTGGGCTGCTCGTTGTGCGCTGACGATGGTGCTGCATCCCCGCAAGGAGACCTCCACCATCGGCATTGTAGAGACGCTCCTCTTCCATTTCCAGCGATGACTCCGACTCGGATAAGTGGCGACAGAGGGCCTCACGTCGCTCCACTTCCAGCTGAAGTTTTCGCTGAAGACGCAAATTCTCCTCACGTAACCCAATGCAACGCTCTTCCTGCGCAAATTGTGCCATCTTCTCCTGCGTCTCCTTCTGAGCTGCTGCCAAATTCGCCCGTAGACGCACCACTTCACTCCGGAGTGTCTGAATGTGCGAACTGAGATTGGACGCAGTGTCCCCATTTGTAGCTGCTGCTAATTCCTCATACTTTGGGCTCGTTGGATCAGACACCGGTTGATCCAATTTTATCTGCAACGATCTCTTCTCAGCCTCCAACTTATCCATTCGTTTCCACAGCTTATTCACGAGTGCCTCCTGTTCCTGCTCCAGCGTATTCTCCAGTTCAATCATCTCACGGCGTAGCTGCTCAAGATTCGTCTGCTTTGCCAGCGTTTCCGCTTCTagcttctcaattttcctcatCAACTTATTCACCAAGCATTCCTGCTCTTGCTCCAGCGTCTGCTCCAATTTGCACTTCTCCTGACGCAATTGATCCAACTTCCGCGATAAGTCATTCGTGAGGCATTCCTCTTCACGCTCATAGTGATGTGCCAGTGTCTCCTTCTCCTTCTTCAATGCCTGAATCTTCTTCAGGAGAGTATTCGAAATGTATTCCTCTTCTTGCTCTGCCTTTGCTTGCTACAAatgcaaatgaaataaaagaaattaaggagaagctaaaattaaatgtctggtagtaatttttcataaaggaAACAGAGGTAGACAACAAAAATACGAGgttacaaagaaaatcattaaaaatgcaagaaaacaatttaaactgtgagcattttttttaaatcaatttattagcAAAATGGACAACAGACCAACCGAGTAAacctttttaactttttttcttacatttttgcgTAAATAAATCCATGTAATTTCCTTTGTTTAAATGTAATAAACTAATTATAAAACACTCGAATAATTTAAGAGAatcttcttttcaaattaaaattttttattacaaaaaaaaacccttaaaaGGTTCCATActctcttaaaatatttaatgaatcaTTTGCGATAAATGCGACGCGAAgcaatataatttctttttaaagaaaatacaaattaaattgataaaatataaacATCCAGAGAAGAGAATTGAATGATAATGGCAAACAAAATAGAAACAAAACTTACTCAAGAGAAATTCCCTCATTAATTAGGACTAAATTCCGAggtattttattgctttgaattttttctataagaaaaaaaaagcattctTACGTAATACGCGagttccattaaaaaaaaatgaggattagataaaattttatagccCCCAATTTGGGATTTGCTGCAGTGGCGTGCAGaatggagagagaaaaatcaattgactGGATCAATGGGGAAGGCCTTGGAGGGTTGAAATGCGCGTTGCCTCCTCGCTTTTCACAGCTGAAGGCTTTGCTCTGTTTGAAGGCTATTCTGGGATttgcattttgctttttttttactttatcgGCGGCCTTGGGTGGGCAAAAATTACTCCACCCCTCCGCCGTCAGCTGAGTGTTGAACACTTTGCCCTTTTTGCACTCGCgaattaataatataattaacTGGCCAGATGCCCGTTTGCACACATCTGATAAAATGAGATTTGGCGCTCATTCCGGATATGCACGAGGTGGGATGACTGAGAAATATTAGGTATTGCGGGGTGGTATAGTGGGAGAATCAGAGAAAATGTACTCACAATGATGACCGATGCCTGTCGGAGGGCACGATTCTCTTCCTGGAGAACCTTCACGCGTATCTTGTAGGTCTCCATTTCGACTTTGAGTACACGATTCTGTTGCTGGAGGCTCTCAATGCGCTTACTGTTGTTCCCGGAAGATACCCGGAACggcaaaaaaagagacacATTGACCTCAATtgaattgcaataaaatgcataaagatGAGACTCACCTGAGTTGCTCCCGAGAAACTGGACTTGGGGGCAACATAACGCCATCCAGGGAACTCTCAGATTCACATGGACTATCCATTTCTGCCGGATTTCAAGGCTTCTTCTTCGACACTGCACACGCACACACGTTTTTTCCACCTTCAAGAAAAACCTCAATTTCTTCACCACAAAACACCAATGCCTGCAGAGAAGGGTATCCGTGATTAAATTGTGCGCCACAAACTAATTAGCTCGAGGACAATTTCATCCAAATTCACTCGCACACACAAGATGCAAATTTGGCCTTGTGGCTTGAAAAGGCTGGGGccgtaaagctttaaaataaaaaaaaaaaaaaaaaaaagatgcaaatttcagttttttttttggacaaaGCCCAAATGTCAAGAAAATGACCAAGTCAATGCACTTCCTTTAGgctttgagaaagaaaatttcaatgaaattttcatgaaagttTGCTAAGTTTTTGTATTgagtaatttgaattttttaattggattaatttctatttcaaaatttattttttggacaATTAATTCCATTAATTCGAATTTTTATAGTGTCATTAATgacctaaataaaaaaaaatagttttctgattaatttttcaattgaagttAGCAGCAGATATACTTTTTGCACCTACTACTTATTTATATGGATATCtaattttagaacattttttactcttttcacaacaattaatataaattaatattatttaattaatacaataataaaatataatttataatttcaatgggtaaagaaattctttaaggaAAATCCAAGCTTTGaggttaaaatattaaaaactttttttttagtttggacagaaaattttagagataactattttttttgggcagttttttcttaaaacttgAGAGAGTCAAAttaccaaaaataaaatacggTCTTCCCCGCATAATCAAGTATTAGTTACACTCTTCTAACCCATTATGCgtaagaagagtttaaccaagacttgattaagcggggtatgactgtaatatctaataataaaacaataattaaaagaagatctaacctaattgaatgaaatttaatgaaataaattgaaatttttcttccggagaaatgaaataatttatccagttaaaattttcataaaatttcacaagTCTCATTTTTCTGAAGCGCACCTCCCTATTTTGCATACATTTTCTTACACAAATCGTTGGAATTTCCACTCAAACACACCTGAAACACTTTATTTGGACTTCATTCTTACCTTttggggctttggggggaatttTTGGGTCACAATTCAaggataaaatgcaattttttcacGAGCACCGAAATGTCTTCACGGAACCCCGTTTTTGCAACTACCTCCATGTACAATGTAATTTACATGGAAATTCCATGTAAGTTTGGCTTTCGCGAGCTTAATATAAAAAGTGAGGTTAATCCATAATCTTtgcttattaatttatttattttaccttCCTTTCACTACAGaaagattatttattaattcaaatgtacaaataattgtaattaaaagttttattgtataattaatcccaaaaatttaatgttgatGGTAAGAGGTACGACTCTTACATGTCATGTAGGATTGAGATGCTAATGACCCACAGAGCCCATGACAGCTGTCACATTTCCATGTAGGACTTATTTACTAATTTTCTGTACGGACACTGTATGTGTGtatgaaagtaaaataaaatttataaatgtgTTTGTGTGCgaatgaaaatcttatttgaattttaaagattgattttgttattttccATTAGATTCCTAAAATTGTTCCTTAATTCGTACGAGCTATCTTCTTATCCGGTGAacttttatcagttttttcAAAGGATCTCTTGAGTAGTTTCTTCCCATTTTTCTTCTCGGGTGATTCCTCTTCCGTTAGATCCTGCAAAACATaaccacaaaaattaattttcccgcCAGAATAtcagctgtttttttttttaataaggtTATGTGACGCTATATACCTCATCATCCATTTCGTAATTAGGATCGTCTAACTCCTCTTCCTCAAATTCGGCCGCCTCCTCGAAATTCTCTTCAGTTTCAATTAGTTTACCATCCTGGGTGGGAAAAGTgatgtccggcagcaaatccAAACGCTCAGGGTGCATCTCCTTGACGAGGTCCTTAAGTAAATTCGAAATATCTTCACGTTTCTTCGTCACGGCAAGTGTTGTGAACCAATTTTGTATTTGCTTCACGGGTAATCTGTAGTCTCGAATGGGATTACTGAAGAACTCCTCAACGTACTGCAGCAAGTACAGGCCACAGTCTGTGAAATTGTTCTGTTGTGGCACCTTTACCGTGTGTCCCGGCATATTTGTCTTATTGAACGTATGCACCGACGTGGGACACACCTTTGCCTTGTACTCACACGTCAGATAATCCCGAAGGGTAGCCACCACGCGACTCCGGTAGCCTCCAGCCAGGGAGTCGAAAATTAAGATGCACGGCCTaggaaaaagaaggaaaatttcatatattttttttaatgatacgAAAGGCTTTAAagtttcaaatattttgttttaaaaattttcttactgtttaaaaaatcttttaaatctaaatttttaaagatgatgattttttgatttcaaataacaatgaaaatttcaatgaaattttgcatgtaaaaaatgaaacttttaaatttatctaaattctaacaaaaataaaaaaaattgcttccaCGCTTTTTTTCACCCCAATTTACCTATAGAGactgttaaataaaattcaaaaaaatcaactcacTGCTTGATCGCTTGATGGCCTGGCTCAACTTCTGGTTCACTCTCTTCACTCTCCATGTCACTCTCATCAGCTTCTGCCTCATCACGTTCGCTCGCTGAATCATCattaaggaaaattgcttCTTCCTTCTTCGTGAGTGGCGTGATTGTTGTATTCCCAATGGTCACCGATACTTTCCGTTCGCCATCCTTTGAGGCACGTTTCTTGGGCGTTGGGGCCACTTTCACGGGAATCCCTCCATCGTACGTTTGGGGGCCCTTTAGGCCGGGAAAGCAAATAATAGCGAGGAACCAATGACTTTGTTCATTTATAGGAATTATGATGAATTCTTTATCGAAGAGATTGACACTCTTTGTCCACCCTTTGACACGATGATGCCTCTTCTGCGATGCCGTCATCTTGAGATCCTTTTCCATTTGTCGCTGCCGCGTTGACATTGCCGTGAGGCGTTTGTAGAAAAATGAACTAAAGATGTGCGTCTTGTCACGTTGCTCTTCCGTGAAGACCGACAACCGCAGATAGTTGAGATAGAAATCAATAATCACATCATTGAGATATTGGTCGATGGCTAAGCACTTGTAGTCTTCCGTATTGATGGAAATCCCTCCTTTGCCTTGCGGATAGATGAGAATCTGATGAACATCGTCGGAATTCCCGCTTCCACCCTCATCAGCTGATGCACTTGATGTGTTTGCCATTTGATCAATCTTCATTGTGGACCGCTTGTAAAGCTCACTGGCATCCTTATAGGAGATCTCCTCCAATTCCGTAACACTATATAGCGACTTAATGACTGATTTTGTTTCATCCGTTATTACTTCTGCAAGAATTGTTATTCTGCGCACAGCTTCGTGTTTATGTGTACATGGATCAAAGTACGGGCCTTTTGAGGCACTTGATGCCATATCTAGGCTATTCCGAATGTATTCTGCACAACTGGGGGATGTATAGATGAAGAGAATGGGCAGCATTTTACCAAAATGTGCTATAATCTTTACAATTTCCTTGATCTGCACATCTAGGATTATATTTTCCTTGGCATTTCTGACATTCGGGGCAATTATTCGTACTCCTCGTGATGAAAAAATCacctgaaaataatttaaaaaaaaaacaacttatTTTTATACCATTCCGGAAACCTTTGCGTATACAAACATTGCCGGACATACCTGCTCCTTTGGCTCGTAGTGCAGCGTACCAATTCTTATCGTTCTACATTGTATGGATGTAAGGAGCTTGTCAGGAACATCTGTTAAGTCTGTAATGCACAATCTCTCATTGcctaaaaatcaaaagaacaaGGAAAACAATGAGAAAACACCGGAATTTCATCAAAGCCTTTTTCaactcttttttcttccatccaAATCAAATACCGCGGAAAAACAcgaaaaatatccaaatttCACCCCTAATTTCAATCCAGTTATACTTTACAGCTCCCACCTAACCATACACTTACGGAAATAACTCATTTTGGACACaaattaatctaatttttaacgaaataattcacaaaaagaacCATCACACATTTagtcttgaaattttcttgattttttgaggttagattGTCAAATCAATCACCTTTTTGCGACAACAGCGCCACTTGATTTCACTTCCTCCCGTTTCCCATGTAAGACGTTCTTAGAAAATGATCTAACCTAATTTTGTTTCTGACcccatagtttttttttaattccttttcttaCCTTTAATTGGGCTCTCCATTTCAGGAATCGCAGGCTCACAGGCGAGAGCTTTTATTTCTTCCGTCTTAGTAGAAACCTATAGGAATGTTTTTTAgtgtttattttatattacacAAGAAGACAagatattcaattcaattgaaaagtttttaaatttcaatgaaaaatgaaaatttcaatcattcATGCTCAtgaaattatagaaaaatatttcatgtttacactttttttttaggttatgataagtaatttttttgaagaatttttttcatgatacTGAATTTTACAGATTAGACTTTGAAACTTTCTTGTATTCAACATTTTTGTTTCGatgggaaaatatatttaaaaaatatataaattttaaggtTATGAAACTCACCGACTTCTTGGGCTTAGGCTTGGGTTTAGGCGTCTCTTCCTCATCGTCACTGCTGAGAGTAAGAATAATGGGTTCTTCCGTTTTTGTTGCACGCGTCCTATTGCGTACAGCTGCTGTACGGGCTTTTGCAGCTGAACTACTCTCTGTGACCTTTAGCACGGGCATAGTGGTGTTTTTGGGTATGGCGGACGTGGTGGAGGATGTTGCGGAGGAGTTCATGGAGTTGTTTGAGAGTGAAGAAGATGATGAGATGGTGCGCGTTAATTCCGGAACTGGCCTCTTTGGCACCAATTCCACCTTTTTCTGCATCGCTATGGGTTCTTTGGCAATCCGTACAAATTGCTTCTGTATCTTTGATTGCGTCGGAAGAGCCAAAGCAGGGATTTGTGTTCTAATTGGGGCTGACTGAGTCGTTGGCGTTGGCTTCGGCTGACTACATGGGATCCGCTTATATGTATCACCGAGAATGTGATGACAACGCTCACATTTGGCATGATCGATGCCACAGAAGCCACAATTGCTACACAAAGCAAGCCATCCTTGGATTATCTTTCGTTCCACAGCTGGGGGTTTTGGAGGCTCTGGCGGTGGTTCTGGCGTTGGGGGTGGAGCCGCCTTAATAGGTGTCAATTGTGGCTGCTGTGTTGCAGCTCCGAAGCTCTGTTGCCGCTGTGAGATTGGTGTTGATGTGACAAATTGACCCTGTTGCGGGCGAATGGGTGATCgctgttgttgctgctgcagCGGTGGTTGCATTGTtggttgctgctgctgctgttgaatatgctgctgttgctgctgctgcactGGTTGTTGAAATTGCTGCTGCAACTGCTCCACATTATTTTCCGTTCGCATAACAATCTCATTGGATACATTATCCTGTACCGGATCCCCCACAGTCACCACGTAGTCAATATTAGCTCCCGGATTTGAAACACACTGAATATTCGTGTCTGGTGTAAAAGGTACACCAACTTGCTCAAGCAATTCCTGCACCGTACACGATTCCTTCGGCAATGTGAACGTGATTAGCCTTTGTTCGCCACACTGCAAAATTACAAGCATTTTGGCACTCTCTCGCGTCTCACATTCCGGACTACTCTGTGTCAGTAGcatctgctgctgctgctgctgctgctgctgctgctgttgctgctggtTCGTTTGCTCCACATCCGTTGACATGCTGTTAAAGAGATCCTGCACCGACTGATTCACCGGCCTCTTCACGGCTGGACGCTGCGCCACCTGACCACGACCACGTCCACCACGAACAGCTTCGCCTGCCTTCATGACTTTCCGTTGTTTTAGATCAATTGATGAGCCATTTGAGACGCTACTGTATGTGCTCTCCTGACTTGAGAACTGCTCATCACTTGTTGTTGATTCCTCAGTATGATTAACGGTTATTTGACTCTTCTCGAGAATTGAGGCTGTTATACTCTCCTCGAGATCACCGTTTGGGTCATTTGAGGACTGTGACGTTGGCACAATATTCCTCACCTGccaaaacatgaaaaaaataagggaaaattctcaatttttttttaaaggaagtCAAGTGAATCTCCAAAAAACTCTCACCTCAAGTTTACTCGTCGTGCTTGGTTGAGTTGCCACCGCAGTTTGGGGCTTCTGCTGGATATTCGGGTAGGTGCGATTGACCTTCCCGAGTGGCGTGAGCATCCTCGTGGTGGTGGGAATACTGCCGGAGAAGCTGGCTTGACGCTGTTCCGGCTGTGACATTCGTATAAGACCGGAATTGAGCACACGCGGCGGACGAGGTTGCTGTGGTGTTGTCACGGACGCATAGCGTACAGGACGTGTCACACGTGGTGCTGCAACTTGTGCACGAGGCGTGGCTACTGTCGTTGGGGCCCTATAGCGATGTCTCACGGGTGTGGTTGCGGTGTGTCGTGGTTGAGAGAGAGAAGCTCGCGTTTGTGCCACTGTAGCACGATTCTGAATCACCGTAGTCGGCGTCTGGGCGCGCTGATACGTCAGCGTGGATTGCTGCATACGTATCTGCTGGCGCTGCATCTGTGGTGCCTGCTGGCGCACAATGATATTCTGCTGCATTGGCCGCGGCTGTGCCTGAATCTGCGGCTGTGGCGTCGTAATCGTGTACACGGGAGCCTGTCGCGTGGAGTCGTAGATTATACgctgttgctgctgcattGGACTCTGCTGCGGGGCACGATTATTCAGCACCACGGGATTCTGAGCTTGAACTGTGGGCTGATGGACGATCACCGGTTGAGTGGGTGACGACTGTAGGATAACACGATTCGTCTGGGGTTGCTGGATGATTACCTGCTGTGCCTGTGGCTCGGGACTCTGTTGCACTAACCCCGTGTGTTGCAGTTGCCGCTGAATATTCCCCGATCCATCCGTTGATACGTAAATCTGTATATCAAAGTAGAAATTCAGTATTATTTCCCATAATTCTTCAGACATTTTAACCACTGAACGTTATTTTCCGTTCTAAAATTCCTTATCTCTCcctaattctttttattaactaTTAAATAACTGATTGAAAGGACCGTATTTTTATActtcaaaatttcttgaaattttcaatgaaagacGAAACTTTTCTTTGCTGTTTCAATAAATGAAAGATTGTGACtactaaattttcattttagtcCAGATTTTCGCAATTTCAGTAAAATTTGTATTATGTTCATAATGcttgttcttttattttccgctaaaaagaacttttgttTGCAATCTATTGGAAacctattgaattttttttctgaaaatttcaaaacaaagCAATTTTCAATGCCTTAAGAACCCCATccacaaattattttcattttgccgggaaatttaaaaaaaaaagaagaaaacaattaaagagattttggTAATCAAAGCTGGTTCATCTTACCTGATGCGATGTGAAGGAATCCGTAACAATGTCATCCTCCTGGAGGACGTATTGCGTCTGCTGTGGTTGGGCAACTTGCTGAGTATTTGGCCTCTGTTGGTAGACATACTGCATTTGATTTTCCGCAATCACTGTAGGCTCTGCGAGGATTAGCTGCACacaaagagatgaaaatgaaacttCATTCCTCTGAGAAAAAGCCACAAAACTTTCCGGAAAGAACTTACCCGTGATTGCGGTTGGATTTGCAAGTCATCCGATATGTTCACTACCCTAATGCCCGAATAGAAGCATTCATTCTCATCGGCATTTTGCACAAAGAAATATTGTGCCATTGTCTGGTGCTATGCTAAAAGATCCTGCGGAGGAGGAGAAAACACGCCTTGAAAATTTCCTGCAGCAAACATCCGGACACCTTCAGctgatgcaacttttttgtcTGCAGgaattcccccaaaaaatgcCAGGAAAATGAGTGAGAAATCTCGAAAATTTCCTTCGAGAGATTCCTGGCAGCAGGAACAGATTTGAGATTGAGAAGATGCAGCGGTATGTGGGGAAAGTGGCCCCAAATTGATGCGAAGTCTCCGAGAAAAAGTGATGGACGTCAGTGGCAATGAGAACTGCCAAATAGGGGCACCTTTCTCACCTCTAAAACACCCAATTCACGGGCAATcgaaagataaaatttaagtgAATGTCTTCACTGCACACTTATGTACGATATTGTCCacttttctgtattttcacaagacggaaaaatttggaaaattggggtataaaaatatttaacgcGAAAGCGGCAACGCATCCACACGGAAAAAGCAAATGGCGAGGGCGCTGCTGGCGTTTAGTGTGTGTCAGTGTGTGCGTGTgtcaaatttgaattttttaacggTCATCTGTATCTTACATGGAATGGCAAGTGGGACTTCTCCGGATTACTAATACCACTCATAGTGGTCCCACTGTATACCACTGATATAACTTCATGgggaaaagctcatttttacacatattttccacgaaaaactGCACTTTTCACACATTTCCCATCAAGGAGGATGATCCAGATGAACTTCCAGTAGCTTCCCGGAAGGAAATGACATGGTATGGCAGGAAGTCTCGATGCTTCTCGGTCGCATCTCTTGGTACGACTGATGTTGGTTAGGGCAGGTGCAGGGAGTTTTGTGGAGCCGTTTTTCGGAGTTTATTCTTCCGAAAAGTTTCGGTATGAGTCATCCGGAAAAAAAGTGGAATGAGTCATTTTGGTGCAGTCTATTGAGATTTCTTGTAAGaatcaaaagtttcttttattccGTGCTCCAAAATGTTCTCCAGTGGTCCCAATTATACGAAATTAAAGACACATCTGAGGTTATCCCTCAATCGTCTTAAATTgctggagaagaagaaatctgAATTAACACAGAAAGCGAGGAAGGTGAGAATTTTCCGGAATCTCAAGGAATTCCTGCACTTCTTCTTTCTTCCGGAAACTAATTCATTATTGGTGTTTGTTCCTAATAGGAAATTGCGGATTACATTGCTGCAGGAAAGGCAGAAAGGGCAAGGATTCGTGTTGAACACATCATCCGGGAGGATTATCTAGTTGAAGCAATGGAAATTGTTGAGATGTACTGCGATTTAGTGCTGGCACGCTTTGGCCTTGTAACGCAGATGAAGGATCTCGATGAGGGTATCGCAGAGGCGGTGTCCAGTCTAATTTGGGTGGCACCACGCCTCCAGGCAGATGTGCAGGAGCTCAAAGTTATTGCTGAGCAATTGACCACAAAGTATGGGAAGCCTTTTGCAGAGGGAGCCATCGCTGGGGCTCCTGGGCATCATGTTTCGGAGAAGTTGATGCACAAGATGGCTATTCAGGCACCACCGAAGCTCCTGGTTGAGAagtatttaattgagattGCCAAGAATTACAACATTGAATATGAGCCAGATCCGCAAGTAATGCGTGAGGCTAAGGAGGATGGTGTTCTCATTGATTTGAGCGATAAGAACAATCTCGATAGCAACATTCCCCAACCTCCGGGATTTATTGGCTTCCCACAGGCTCCACCTTTACCGCATATGCCTGAGCCACCAATGAGGAAGCCCTTTGACTATCCAAATATGCACGGAGGACATGGTGGAGGACCATCCGGAGGTGCTTCTGCACCACCATTCACCTACAACATCCCCCCAAATCCACCAGGACCGTCCGGGGAGAAGAAGGACCTCAACATCAATACGGATTTCGTCGACAATGAGCGTCATTCACTTCCGCCACCCTATTCAACCATCTCTCCTGATGATAATCTCCAGGTAAATGCTACTTCCTTCTCCACATCCCTGCCTTGCTTTTGTGTGAGAACTAATTCTAGCCAAAATCTCTCAATCTCTCTCTGTGTTTGATCACTAACCTATGGATTTGCGTGAGTACTTTGAAAATGATGAGTAATCCTCTTCCCTGTGGTTTATTAAAGACTTCCTACTTCTTCTGTCTTTCAAAGTAATTTCAACTGAGAGTTGTATCCAATGGAAATATCCTGATAATTTTCTGATTAggaatttttgaggaaataacTCAAGATAACTTAtcctaaaaaaattacaggTCCATGCGTGAAATATAATCGCAGAACGTACCTATCTTTAACACACTGACGACGggtaaaatacttcccaaaggTTTTTTACACGACATGTAACAATTAGTCACTGGCGTCCAGAAATGTTACCCGGTGGGACCATGGTGTTCTTATGTTCTTCGCAcgttatcagaaaatatttatttgacacAATATTCAGTAATGTGaaacacaaattttttttaatataaaattatcgcaaacaaaacacaatttagttttaaaaaatctttttttttaagatttcactAACTCGTATGTTGaataacaaaaattctaaCTCAGAACAGTCAGAGTGACATTTTAAATGGTATGATATTGGTGAGGAGAAGTTTTTGGacatatttggcatttttctcATGCCAACATAACCACACTTTCATATTCATGTGGAAAAAAGTCAGATTTATGAgataatttcagtgaaaatctctcagacgagtttcctttttgctattaaacattatgtagcatttttttatcagaaaaatttaattgaggttatgtaagaggaaaattttcttttcgtaaaatatataacctaaCTCACCTGATGATAACGTCAACAAGCAGgtttacttttttattctaaaaattctgaaaacttcataataCATGTATTTAGCTAATATCTACTCTGTGACagtgtgatttaaaaaaatctagaatattctaaatactTAGTCTGCTATTTCTATTTCCTTCATAGGATAATAATATCCAGAATTATCATTATCTAGTATATTCTAgataattcctttttcttgtcacaactaatttgaaatcttttaaatgctgatttcaaatcatttcataaatttaataaataatagatttattaatcatatatgaacaccttacgagtcagcaatcaaaattggctgaaaaaatgttggagaagttttcctacc is part of the Lutzomyia longipalpis isolate SR_M1_2022 chromosome 3, ASM2433408v1 genome and harbors:
- the LOC129793383 gene encoding coiled-coil domain-containing protein 6 isoform X1, with translation MDSPCESESSLDGVMLPPSPVSREQLSKRIESLQQQNRVLKVEMETYKIRVKVLQEENRALRQASVIIQAKAEQEEEYISNTLLKKIQALKKEKETLAHHYEREEECLTNDLSRKLDQLRQEKCKLEQTLEQEQECLVNKLMRKIEKLEAETLAKQTNLEQLRREMIELENTLEQEQEALVNKLWKRMDKLEAEKRSLQIKLDQPVSDPTSPKYEELAAATNGDTASNLSSHIQTLRSEVVRLRANLAAAQKETQEKMAQFAQEERCIGLREENLRLQRKLQLEVERREALCRHLSESESSLEMEEERLYNADGGGLLAGMQHHRQRTTSSPVPYSPSSSRPLSPGTASRYCASCGQILVPPSSTPLANVFHPIVSAPISGRRTSERFIKPAIPTPSLGGVSNSINLGATVPVLSGNSANAATLHATATANAQTVATGSATNSPQQSSSSSISFPGSNSAFIQPASPMDTSVCKD
- the LOC129793383 gene encoding coiled-coil domain-containing protein 6 isoform X2, which encodes MDSPCESESSLDGVMLPPSPVSREQLSKRIESLQQQNRVLKVEMETYKIRVKVLQEENRALRQASVIIQAKAEQEEEYISNTLLKKIQALKKEKETLAHHYEREEECLTNDLSRKLDQLRQEKCKLEQTLEQEQECLVNKLMRKIEKLEAETLAKQTNLEQLRREMIELENTLEQEQEALVNKLWKRMDKLEAEKRSLQIKLDQPVSDPTSPKYEELAAATNGDTASNLSSHIQTLRSEVVRLRANLAAAQKETQEKMAQFAQEERCIGLREENLRLQRKLQLEVERREALCRHLSESESSLEMEEERLYNADGGGLLAGMQHHRQRTTSSPVPYSPSSSRPLSPGTASRYCASCGQILGRRTSERFIKPAIPTPSLGGVSNSINLGATVPVLSGNSANAATLHATATANAQTVATGSATNSPQQSSSSSISFPGSNSAFIQPASPMDTSVCKD